From a single Intestinibaculum porci genomic region:
- a CDS encoding MarR family winged helix-turn-helix transcriptional regulator → MNIEIWKDERYREIHAKWRRIRNLSFNVMRCEMSDVNLTRETSAVLYLIDQTDLTQKQIAKKLGISEATLSVRMKKLEKEGYLKRVVDEKDRRKYHLETTPLAKEAMDKAIAHLNKIHEGMMADIDDEDIKHLIHLLTQVEKNLEKMKGEQDA, encoded by the coding sequence ATGAATATTGAAATATGGAAGGATGAACGATATCGAGAAATCCATGCCAAATGGCGGCGCATTCGCAATTTGAGTTTTAACGTCATGCGCTGTGAAATGAGCGATGTCAATCTGACCAGGGAAACCTCAGCGGTTCTTTATCTGATTGATCAAACGGATTTAACGCAAAAACAGATTGCGAAAAAGCTTGGTATTTCTGAAGCGACGTTATCCGTGCGGATGAAGAAACTGGAAAAAGAAGGGTATCTGAAACGGGTGGTTGATGAAAAAGATCGCCGGAAATACCATTTAGAGACAACTCCATTAGCTAAAGAAGCGATGGATAAAGCGATTGCGCATCTCAATAAAATTCATGAGGGGATGATGGCAGACATCGATGATGAAGATATCAAACATCTCATTCATCTTTTAACCCAAGTAGAAAAGAACTTAGAGAAAATGAAAGGAGAACAGGATGCTTAA
- a CDS encoding PoNe immunity protein domain-containing protein produces the protein MMRDKRKSTEYFDEYIAYQKKRIDRKEKKLQVSLYDKAKCERINLSLITYKVNLVIAEYSAGYSLRIIRKTVDDALDTIIEMEKPGFEPVLNLLAFQVALDDHYRINELMNKHGEMISKDKLLNCFATFIKTQEFVWKGTFTVTGVFDQLDQVVGSRTPEEALNTYLESWYENHADAAWYESDKNKNDVYVGYWSFESAALARILNLNEDILSKNIYYPIF, from the coding sequence ATGATGAGAGATAAAAGAAAGTCAACAGAATACTTTGATGAGTATATTGCTTATCAAAAAAAGCGGATTGATAGAAAAGAAAAGAAACTTCAGGTAAGTTTATATGATAAGGCTAAATGTGAACGCATTAATTTATCGTTGATTACATATAAAGTGAATTTGGTTATTGCTGAATATTCAGCTGGCTATTCTCTAAGAATTATCAGGAAAACTGTTGATGATGCTCTTGATACTATCATTGAAATGGAAAAACCGGGTTTTGAGCCTGTGTTAAATCTTTTGGCATTTCAAGTTGCCCTAGATGATCATTATAGAATTAATGAATTAATGAATAAACATGGGGAAATGATTTCAAAAGATAAATTGTTAAATTGTTTTGCAACTTTTATTAAAACACAAGAATTTGTTTGGAAAGGGACTTTTACTGTAACAGGAGTTTTTGATCAATTGGATCAAGTAGTTGGTTCTCGTACTCCAGAAGAAGCTTTAAATACATATCTTGAATCTTGGTATGAAAATCACGCAGATGCAGCATGGTATGAGTCTGATAAAAATAAGAATGATGTTTATGTAGGATATTGGAGTTTTGAAAGTGCAGCGTTAGCTAGAATTCTTAACTTAAATGAAGATATTCTTTCTAAGAATATTTATTACCCTATATTTTAA
- a CDS encoding IS110 family RNA-guided transposase, with protein sequence MKNNIFSKQYDLFLGLDVSKGKADAAIYKRNRDRNVKSKFVRKAIKFKFTKPGVDEFLDTVRHYKDEDCLSVLFAMEVTGVYSDNVYMYIRDHLQESESVKFLDTKFVDRWRDAHGYAKSDPLDAKTIAQMCATDDDARYVEKAPNYNEENNKKGHANLKLLTHRYQQLNKQLNAEYNRLSAQCEKFFPELTAVFSIRSATALAILEAYPTAHHIIKSSKNEVFNVAYEASKHRCKEAKIDDLFDLCENTIVTLNVPEEAELVTAEMVSSIRNLLQTRRNYKKMMVNLASEQPAFKRLQTLIGVGEESAAMILGEVYDIALSKKAENFASYCGLTPRNKKSGSSVDTHGKISKMGSPILRHAIYLASEYARRHNPYLANLFARVKNGNKKRHKLAIVAVANKMARYIYAILKHDSDFVLLYEDLMKLPEDTRATFFQSITTDIPEKTRRCIYKYSDENGVVHDFTFTGNDSEE encoded by the coding sequence GTGAAAAACAATATCTTTTCAAAACAATATGATTTATTTCTCGGTTTAGACGTTTCTAAAGGCAAAGCAGACGCTGCCATTTATAAACGTAACAGAGATAGAAATGTTAAATCCAAATTTGTTCGAAAGGCGATAAAGTTTAAATTCACCAAGCCAGGTGTCGATGAGTTCCTCGATACCGTTAGACATTACAAAGATGAAGACTGCCTGAGCGTTCTTTTCGCAATGGAAGTAACAGGCGTGTACTCTGACAATGTCTACATGTATATACGCGATCATCTCCAGGAAAGTGAATCAGTTAAGTTTCTGGATACTAAATTCGTTGACAGGTGGCGCGATGCACACGGATATGCCAAATCCGATCCACTTGACGCTAAGACTATTGCACAGATGTGCGCAACTGATGATGATGCACGTTATGTTGAAAAAGCTCCTAATTACAACGAAGAAAACAACAAAAAAGGACATGCGAATCTAAAACTTCTGACGCATCGCTATCAGCAGCTGAATAAACAGCTAAATGCTGAATATAATCGACTGAGTGCACAGTGTGAAAAGTTCTTCCCCGAGCTTACCGCTGTTTTCTCAATACGTTCTGCGACTGCGCTTGCAATCTTAGAGGCATATCCTACTGCACATCATATCATTAAATCTTCTAAAAATGAAGTCTTTAATGTGGCTTACGAGGCCTCTAAGCATCGCTGTAAGGAAGCTAAAATAGACGATTTGTTCGATCTTTGTGAAAATACCATAGTTACTCTTAATGTTCCTGAGGAAGCTGAACTGGTCACCGCTGAAATGGTCAGCAGTATCAGAAATCTGCTTCAGACAAGGAGAAACTACAAGAAAATGATGGTTAATCTTGCTTCAGAACAGCCTGCATTTAAGCGTCTTCAGACATTAATCGGCGTTGGTGAAGAATCCGCAGCTATGATTCTTGGTGAGGTATATGACATAGCTCTTTCCAAGAAAGCGGAAAACTTTGCATCATACTGTGGATTAACGCCAAGAAATAAGAAATCAGGTTCATCAGTTGATACCCATGGGAAGATTTCCAAAATGGGATCGCCTATCCTCAGACACGCTATATACCTGGCATCAGAGTATGCCAGACGGCATAATCCATACCTTGCCAACCTGTTTGCAAGGGTTAAAAACGGCAATAAGAAGCGCCATAAGCTTGCAATAGTAGCTGTTGCCAATAAGATGGCACGTTATATTTACGCTATTCTTAAGCATGATAGTGATTTCGTACTGCTTTATGAGGATCTCATGAAGCTTCCGGAAGATACCCGAGCCACGTTCTTCCAAAGTATTACTACTGACATTCCAGAAAAGACAAGAAGATGTATTTACAAATATTCTGATGAGAATGGTGTAGTACATGATTTTACCTTTACTGGAAATGACTCAGAAGAGTGA